In Quercus robur chromosome 11, dhQueRobu3.1, whole genome shotgun sequence, the following proteins share a genomic window:
- the LOC126706494 gene encoding adenylyl-sulfate kinase 3 yields the protein MIAAAIGGKPTTPTPGLVASTGSEFLSSLPKLGIVSVPNGASVIYLKSRGNLRIQAVEGSRKTVNVNEKVDDFDGKFDNGHAGQNRSQLSTVGKSTNIKWQDCSVGKIDRQRLLKQKGCVIWITGLSGSGKSTVSCALSQFLHHRGKMCYILDGDNVRHGLNRDLGFKAEDRAENIRRIGEVAKLFADAGVICIASLISPYRRDRDACRALLPDGDFIEVFMDVPLQVCEARDSKGLYKLARAGKIKGFTGIDDPYEQPLNCEIVLEHKGGDGASPCVMAEKVVSYLEEKGYLEA from the exons ATGATTGCTGCTGCTATTGGAGGGAAACCAACAACGCCTACGCCAGGGCTTGTTGCGTCGACGGGGTCTGAATTCTTGTCGTCGCTGCCAAAGCTAGGGATCGTGTCTGTGCCCAATGGCGCTTCCGTAATTTACTTGAAATCGAGGGGCAATTTGCGAATTCAGGCCGTCGAGGGGTCGAGAAAAACCGTCAATGTGAACGAAAAAGTCGACGATTTCGACGGCAAGTTCGACAATGGCCACGCTG GGCAAAACCGAAGCCAGTTATCTACGGTTGGAAAATCGACCAACATTAAGTGGCAGGATTGTTCGGTTGGAAAAATTGATAGACAAAGATTACTCAAACAGAAAGGTTGCGTTATATGGATCACGGGTCTCAGCGGTTCAG GGAAGAGCACTGTGTCGTGTGCTTTGAGTCAGTTCTTGCATCATAGGGGTAAGATGTGTTATATTCTTGATGGGGACAATGTGAGGCATGGCCTGAATCGTGACCTTGGTTTTAAAGCAGAAGATCGTGCAGAGAACATACGGAGGATTG GGGAGGTAGCAAAGCTGTTTGCAGATGCTGGAGTTATTTGCATTGCCAGTTTGATTTCTCCCTACAGAAGGGATCGGGATGCATGCCGTGCGCTATTACCTGATGGGGATTTTATTGAG GTTTTCATGGATGTGCCCCTCCAAGTTTGTGAGGCAAGAGACTCAAAGGGCCTCTATAAGCTTGCACGTGCAGGAAAGATCAAAG gCTTTACTGGGATTGATGACCCATATGAGCAGCCATTAAACTGCGAG ATAGTATTAGAACATAAAGGAGGAGATGGTGCTTCCCCATGTGTAATGGCTGAAAAAGTGGTTTCTTACCTGGAAGAGAAGGGGTACCTAGAGGCATAA